DNA sequence from the Mangifera indica cultivar Alphonso chromosome 18, CATAS_Mindica_2.1, whole genome shotgun sequence genome:
TTGCTCCAGTGGGAACACGGTGGGCTTATAGCAGCACTGGGATTTTTACAGGCAATGAGAGTCTTAATTACGTGGTATCGAGCCCGAGTGGTCTGAATGTGAGTGGTGAAGAATACTACAAAACAGCTCGCCTTTCGCCGCAATCACTCAGGTATTTTGGCCTGTGCATGCGACAAGGCAGTTACAATGTGAAACTCCACTTTGCTGAAATTATGTTCACGAATGATCAGACGTTCAGCAGTCTTGGAAAGCGAATATTTGACGTTTCTATCCAGGTAAACAAAAAGTGAATACTTAAcgttttatactttttaaagaTTTCATCAGCTtttcagaagaagaagaatgttaaaattttggttaatctTGCAAAGTTCTAATGATATCAATTTGGCACAGGGGGAGGTGGTTTTAAGTGACTTCAACATTATGGAGGAAGCTGGAGGTGCCGGTAGAAACATCACGAGAGAATTTAAAAACGTCACTGTAAGTGGTAGCACTTTGGAGATCCACTTATACTGGAGAGGGAAAGGAACTAATGCCCTTCCTCAGAGAGGTGTTTATGGGCCACTTATTTCCGGAATTACAGTGACACCAAGTAATTGTTCCTCCAATATTAggattttcccttttttttcctgCCAACTTGTCCTATAACTTCTTTATAATTACTTCTTGTAGACTTCAAAGTTGACACTGGGGGTTTATCAGTTGGAGCCACTGTTGGCATCGTACTTGCTTCCTGCCTAGTTCTCATACTGGTGGTGTTGGTCATTCTATGGAGGCTGGGTTACTTGTGGGCCAAAGACCCTGAAGACAAAGGTAATGTTTATAATTCAAAGCTATGTTTGCAGTAGTTAAAATATCTTTGCTTCATTCTTACATTAATATGCCCACAAAAGCTTCTCTTTTTCACTGATGGTTGGCtaagttttaatttcttttcctgtTGCAGAACTCCGTGGTCTTGATCTTCAAACTGGTATTTTCACTCTAAGGCAAATTAAATCTGCTACCAATAATTTTGATCCTGCTAATAAGATTGGTGAAGGAGGATTTGGGCCTGTTTTCAAGGTAAAAATGGTTGTCATAACTTGCAGTTTTGAATGACAGTGGCAATTGCCAATGAATTACCATGTTTACATGGCTCTGACACTTCCAGGGTACATTGGCCGATGGTGCTGTAATTGCTGTGAAGCAGCTATCCTCCAAATCAAAGCAAGGAAATCGTGAATTTGTGACCGAGATAGGCATGATATCTGCTCTGCAGCACCCAAATCTTGTGAAGCTTTACGGCTGTTGTATCGAAGGAAAAGAGTTGTTGCTAATATATGAGTACATGGAAAACAATAGTCTTGCTCGTGCACTTTTTGGTAATTGGATCACTAACATTACATATACTTCTTAATTAACTTCTAGAATCAATCATGGCTGAACTCTTTTATATTTGCTCCTATGTTAGGTAAACCAGAACAACTGCTCAACTTGAACTGGGAAACGAGAATGAAGATATGCATAGGTATTGCTAAGGGATTAGCTTTTCTGCATGAGGAATCGAGGTTGAAAATTGTTCACAGAGACATAAAGGCTACCAATGTGTTGCTTGATAGGAATCTAAATGCAAAGATATCAGACTTCGGTCTAGCTAAGCTTGACGAAGAAGAGAACACCCATATTAGTACCCGTATAGCTGGAACAATGTAGGTCTCTTTTCCTTTTGAATAGagtatcaataaaaaaattttcagctGGCTTCAATATCTATTTCTTGTCCAGAGGGTACATGGCACCAGAATATGCAATGAGGGGCTATTTGACCGATAAAGCAGATGTTTACAGCTTTGGAGTTGTTGCTTTGGAGATTGTTAGTGGCAAGAGCAACACtaattataggccaaaggagGAGTTTGTTTACCTTCTCGATTGGGTAATCGACATTAACAACATTCATCACTCCATACAATTTAATAAAGTTACATTTGCAGTTCTTGCTTTGacattttttctattctttttgtatTGCAGGCATTGGTCCTACAAGAGCAAGGAAACCTTCTTGAACTTGTGGATCCATCTCTTGGTACAAAATTCTCCAAAAAAGAGGCAATGACCATGCTTAACATTGCACTTTTATGCACCAATCCATCTCCCACTCTCAGGCCATCCATGTCTTCTATTGTTAGCATGCTTGAAGGCAAAAGTGCAATCGAGGCACCTATCATTAAGCGCAACACTGACAACAATGACACAAGGTTCAAAGCATTAGAGATAATATCACAGAACAGCCAAAACCACTTCACAACCTTCTCACATGGTAGTCATGAAGGACCATGGCCAGGTTCCTCGACTTCTCTCCAAACCAGAGATGCATCCATAGAGGAGGATTCTTCATCAAGAAGGCTTCTTCAGTAATCTTTAATGGTCAATGGAAATTTGAGAAATGatgctttgaaaaatttttatttagaattgtAAAGATGGGTGAGTTGAATTGTATTAGGAACTAGCGcttatttaagaaaaacaaaagataaaaacacaaaatatacaataaagtAAAACTATTCTATTAATCAAAAGATTATAAGGATAAATTGAACAATTTGAGGAGTTCGGGGTCTCTCATTCTAGTTAGTTCAAGGAGTTTGGGATCTCTCATTTTTCAGTCATTCAACACATCGAAGATCTCCATAAATCAGTCAAGGTTGGTTGTTCAAattacaaaaccctaaaatatgtTATCCCCCTTCCTTTTTGAAACTTGATGTTGTTTTTATAATGAAGACTACCTTTGGATTGATGATAAGTGTTATAATTCTAACATTGTCCTCCCTTTCAAAATCAttttgtcctcaaggtgaacatatatatatacacacacataaaaaattttcttttcttttcctttttttggttactttttctttttgggcaAAGGAGTATTTTTCacttaagttttaattcaatctcaaaatcatatctacgacagttgaaaaactcaaacttttatCTATGACTCAACTACTATTAAATTTTTCGGTCAgaaataacagtaaaattatcatttttactattaacattaaaaagatataaaatctattaaattttcctccgtaggttttaaaaactaacaatttcacctcattaaaagttttcaaaatattttcccCCCAAACCTAGGGGTTCCACATTTTTTAAGCTGTAATCACTCGTtagaacttttaaaaataatagtttcacCCCATTTTGAACTTCACTTTTCAGCGTCCTCCTTTGTCTAAACCAACAATATACACTGgtgtgacaaagagatctcaATCTCTTCATCCATGGTGCAAAGAAGAGATGTCTCTTCGTCTCActgtggtgcgacgaagagatctccatctcttcatccacggtgcgacaaagagatatttcttcatttcatagtGGTGCAATGAAAAGATTTTCATCTCTTTGTCATGTCATCTTTTTCCGTCAGCTCAAGAGAAGAGGAAGATTGAAGAGGACGCCGAAAAAGCTGTCAGAAGCTAAAGTTGGACCCTTCCATTCAAAACAAGTTAATGAGTCTAAGATATCCCATCTTGCGGTCATTTGAAACGCCAGAGACCTCTTTTAACTAATCAAAATTggttgtttaaattataaaagcttaaaatatttcttcccCCTTTCCCTTTAAAACTTAATatcctttttataataaaggtTGTTGTTAGATGAAGCACGAGTGTTTCAGTCCTAATAAATTGCATATGTGTAGCTCATACTATGAGGTTTATTGCTTTTTTTGGCAGATAGTGTTCATGAAAAGATTGTCAGAAAAGTTTGCtaatcaaaatttgtaataGAATAAGCCCTATTGATCTCTTTGTTATCTACCACTGGCATGTTCTTCACATCatcacaaataaattttatcattcagggtttcaaatttatttatttactatatATTACAAGTATAAAgaatttataattcgaattgatGGGTCTATTGGCTCTCACTGAAAGATAGATAAACTCCTATATGAAGGGTGAATAGCTTATATaggataattaaataataaactttatgtaataaatttaaagagTGACGGGAAAAGAGATAAGATAGCTCAATCAATTTAGaataatttagagtttttttctcaaattttctacGTCAACttcttttataaattgttatatagCTTTGGgaaaagatttataaaaagCTAAAATTGCCCAATGGTCAAATTTTCTTTAGCATCGAGGCTTGGAACGGGCTTCCTTTTTCCTTCAGTGGGCATTTGCTTTTTCATTGATTTCTTCTTAAAAATGTCCTAGAGACTAATGGCTGCTTGAATGACTTTGAGTTTTGCTTGAATGATTATCACTAACGAGCATGCAAGAATGATGAACGAGCCTTTGTGGCCTTGAAGTGAACGACATTTGTTGAACGATTTGCCTTTTGAGTAACGAGTTGGACTTTTGAGCAAGTGTTTGTTTAATGTGATCAAGTAGTGGTGAGCAAAATAACCAAATCAAAACCAGAACGTAAGCATTTGACTTTCGGTTTCGGTTTCTATTCAAAATCGAAAAAATTAGAGTAGATTCTAGGTAGTAATATGGTGGAACTGGCAGGTTTTGCGTCGGGGACAAGTTCCTACATTTTCCATAtacattttccattttctaatttcattactttatacttcccaaatttcttttcctGAGCAATACTGTTCCCCCAATCTCTTTTGCTGTACGCCCTAATTTGGTTCCTCCTCCAAAGGCTTTAATTTGACCAGGTAAGTTTTCCTTTTCGTTTTAATTGAAAGTTAAAACCAACGGTTGGTGAGTCATGCTAGGTTTAGTATAGATAAACTCAAGAAATCATGTAAGGAAAGCACaggtttatttaaaagaaagagaTACTTGAGTAGAAATAGAAAAGATAGAAGTGAAATCAGATCTaggaaatgaattaaaaatagagaaagaaagTAGCAGTGGTTGAAGCCAGTAGGAATTGAAGAAAAAGGGTATATGGTAGTGAAGAGAGAGACTAATTgaacagagagagaaagagagaccTTGATTGTTGAAGCTGAAGAGAGAGACTGATTTGTTTCTTGTGATTTTGCAGTTAAGTATTTGGTGAAGTGAAAAAAGTGCTATAAGTTATATGTAACAGATTTTGGGTAGGAATTGGAATTTATGTTACCTTGTTTCCTTGATTTCTCCAGATTTGTCCATTCTGGTCACGACTTGAGTCTTCCCTTAGGCAAGTTAGCACATTTCGATTGTTTTTACAATAACCAAAACACTTTTGGAGTAGAGCAatcttctcttttttaattgatGTCAAGATAAGTAAAATGAGATTTACTGTAATTTATCAAACACTTCCATTTTGGAAAAGAAATTTAGGACTTGGACTAAATTCATTAAATGTTATAATGatcaatatgaattttaatacaAAGAACACAGTAGATTGagaaaatttaacataaagAATTAGAATCAAAATTGTTTGCATGGATCAATATATTGTTTGCATATTCACAAGTAGTTGTTAATAAGCCTCTGACTATATACACTTATGGGggtaaataaaaatgaaaaattagaatcaAAATTCGATGCCAGTGTTTATTTGCACAGAGAAAGAAGGTCGACCAACACTTGAAAGAGGGGCATCAATTCTCATCACTATCCCTGAGTTTCCAACATTTCCATTCCAGTTAGACCTACCAATCTGCATTGCAGTTGCAGTTGCAGTTGCAGTAATAGAATACAAGAAAATGAGTATGACTCATAATTCTACTACCAAGCAGAAATTCAAAGTTCAGACAATGTGTAACTTCATAATGTCTGACTTACCGAAACTGAGGCAAATGCAGAAGGATGTGTCATGCATGTGTAGCCATAGATAAGGCTCAGTTCCTCCTTCAAGGAATGAATAAGTTCTGCTTGAAACCCAGGATTACTTCCACCAAAAGTGGGGCAAAAACTGATCAGGGATTGAAAAAGCAATGGTAAGTATCATATAGTTGGAATAGCAAAAGGTGCAATCTGAAGACGATGAATAAATGGGAAACTAAAATGACCCAGATTCGACAGGTTTTCTAagatacacatttttttttttcttccatgGATGGGAAGAAGACAGGGTTTTGCAGCACCTTTTTTCTTTCCCTAGATAGGAAAACAATCAGGTTTGCAGCTTAAGACCAACTTGGTATTTAACTATTGTGATGTAGTTGCTTTTCTGTAAGTTCCTCAACAAAGCAAATATTATGACAAGGGCGGTGTTGCTAATTTCTTCTACAAACATCAGATatccaaaaatcaaataattggaAAATCACATTTTCATAACATAACTGAAAATGCATACCTGAATTGAATGGTCGGCCGCACCATAAGACCAGACCTCTTCCAAGCCAAAGCTTGTGCAAGACCCAATGTAAACGATTTGTCAGGCCATTGGACCATTGGGGTGACACGTGCTCCCCACTTACTCTGATAACATATTAGAAAggtaagagtttaattttaaaaaatcgagGGTACCaaaaagttgataaattttttaaactacacATAATTAAATGTCATTTTGGCtactttaattcaaaatttttaacctaaCCATGCTCGAGAAGCTAAGTCTCATTTCTCCAGGATATTGACCCTGAGCTTGAAGAAGGCCCCCACAAAGTGGTAGAAAAGCACTAGTAGTTAGACCCTCACCAGAAACATAAGTTAACTGTCCATTTGGAAACTGCAAATCCACAAATGACTGCATGCAAAGAGAGAATAAGTTAGAGATACTTACATGATAAagagaagaataataataattctatcAGCAACGCATcatgtttcaaatcaaccagTTATTTCAATCTGTTCTATTTGTAATGTGTGCTTCCCTTCAAATAGATATTAATTGTCAAAACACGATAAGAAAGCTCATTCATTCAAATGCCAGATCTCAGCAGCATTAAAAAAGACAACCCGGTGTTCGTCCCACAATGGCAAAGCAGAAAAAGagatctctctttttttttttttttaactttcatttatttttcattttattgaaaGGTTGAACACAACATCAAACCCACCTAGATGCTTCAGGACTGCTAACACTACACAAGAAGGGGCTCAACTAGCCTCatcatcgttttgtatataaaagttcTGTGTATAATCAAGTGATGAGATTGAAGTTGCTAACAtcttatttggtattttcaagCTGCATAAAAGCAAGCTGAGGTACAGTAATTCAGATATTATCAGGACAATTAAAGCAGTacgaaatttttttattaaaaaaaaaaaagagcaccAATGaacaaatgaaatgaaatctCTGAACTAAAACCGTTTGACTGAAATTTTGAAGGAAACAAAGATGGGCCAAATGATTGAAACTGTTCAGTGATCCTGCTTTTCTACCATAGCCAACCACCTACTGTAGATGAGAACACTAAACAAACAAATGATGACTATCATATTACGAGGGCAGTCATATTCCTTTCAAGCAAGAAAAAGGTTTAGTTCTTAACCACCAAAACTCATGTTCGTAAACTAATTGTGAACATCATCGGTCACATTGTTTTACGAAAGAGAGAGGATGTGAACTTACACAAGCTAAAGGATTGAGACAGAGCATTGACATCAACAGCCACCTTCTATGCTTTGACCACAAAGCTGGACAAATAGAATGCATTCCATtctgaaaaccaaaaaataaaaaataaaaataaaacttaagacAATCTAGATATAATACTGTAGAAACATCTCAGTAAAAAGCTGTGGAAACCAAGTTGCATTAGCATCATGAAGTTGTAAAACAAATCACCAATatgaatattaaataagttaagaaaaaaaggTATGCAAACAATTATTTTCAATGGCACTAGAACCAATATATTAACAACAAAGCAACTCATGACAAGGCCCTGGagattcataaaaataaatgtattccCATATCGAAAtcctcaaatcaattttaaggGAAAGAAATCAAAAAGAATTTCTTTACAGATATACATCAGAAAACAAAATCACCCTATCCGCTATGCTAATTTGTTTTGCTACCAAGTAGAATCTGTCTTGGTGgttgtgttaatttttttgaataattttaaggTCTTTACAACAATGAAACTAAAAGCTTTAACAACGTCACCACTGTCATCGCTAATAATACAATTTTACACTGCTTTCCAAGTAACATTTAAAGATTGCATACCTTCCTGTCATATCCATACCAAAGCAAGTGTTGCTTTGACAAATGAACAGGCAAAAGAAGTGTTGAATCACGAACATAAAGTACTGGTCCAAGCTGAACAAGGAAAAGAGATGAGTTGTTATTCCCTGATGTGGAACAGCCATTTGATACCTCTATTCTCCATAAATCTCCCCTTGCAATGAGAGAACTTTCCAAGTCATGTGTTCGACTGTCATAAGTTGATGAAATATTTATGATCCCCTGTATCACAGAGAACATCTCCCTTTACTAAGCTAAACTTTGTAATGAAAGTCTTGTCTCTAATCAATAATTTGTACACAAGAA
Encoded proteins:
- the LOC123202409 gene encoding probable LRR receptor-like serine/threonine-protein kinase At1g53430 isoform X1 codes for the protein MRLGLLTTDVVSLFVLGFLVLNCCVNFGSHAQRLPDEEVSALEAVLSKLQVKNKNVSSTSCSDSAWTNYDSSTRSNITCDCNHDNVCHVTLFYMRGQNLAGVFPEEFANLTFLTQIDLTQNYINGTIPARLAQLQNLTILSLVGNRIGGSLPWEIGDFPSLEELVLEDNEFVGPIPETLGNVKTLRRLLLSSNNFTGSIPKSLGKLTNLQDFRVDGINLTGKIPDFIGNWIKMTRLDMQGSPFEGPIPSTISQMTSLTALRISDLKGSGSSIPDLQKMTNMDRLVLRNCLLNGTIPPYLGSMSKLKLLDLSSNQLTGPIPETLQNLDALDFVFLGNNLLTGAVHSWILNDNKKWDLSYNNFSKPFTGGCQQSQVNVISSLPSSVNNSNSWCFMKDLPCPGKATHYSLFINCGGGSLNSGGNTYEEDYNKEGQSVFAPVGTRWAYSSTGIFTGNESLNYVVSSPSGLNVSGEEYYKTARLSPQSLRYFGLCMRQGSYNVKLHFAEIMFTNDQTFSSLGKRIFDVSIQGEVVLSDFNIMEEAGGAGRNITREFKNVTVSGSTLEIHLYWRGKGTNALPQRGVYGPLISGITVTPNFKVDTGGLSVGATVGIVLASCLVLILVVLVILWRLGYLWAKDPEDKELRGLDLQTGIFTLRQIKSATNNFDPANKIGEGGFGPVFKGTLADGAVIAVKQLSSKSKQGNREFVTEIGMISALQHPNLVKLYGCCIEGKELLLIYEYMENNSLARALFGKPEQLLNLNWETRMKICIGIAKGLAFLHEESRLKIVHRDIKATNVLLDRNLNAKISDFGLAKLDEEENTHISTRIAGTIGYMAPEYAMRGYLTDKADVYSFGVVALEIVSGKSNTNYRPKEEFVYLLDWALVLQEQGNLLELVDPSLGTKFSKKEAMTMLNIALLCTNPSPTLRPSMSSIVSMLEGKSAIEAPIIKRNTDNNDTRFKALEIISQNSQNHFTTFSHGSHEGPWPGSSTSLQTRDASIEEDSSSRRLLQ
- the LOC123202409 gene encoding probable LRR receptor-like serine/threonine-protein kinase At1g53430 isoform X2; the encoded protein is MRGQNLAGVFPEEFANLTFLTQIDLTQNYINGTIPARLAQLQNLTILSLVGNRIGGSLPWEIGDFPSLEELVLEDNEFVGPIPETLGNVKTLRRLLLSSNNFTGSIPKSLGKLTNLQDFRVDGINLTGKIPDFIGNWIKMTRLDMQGSPFEGPIPSTISQMTSLTALRISDLKGSGSSIPDLQKMTNMDRLVLRNCLLNGTIPPYLGSMSKLKLLDLSSNQLTGPIPETLQNLDALDFVFLGNNLLTGAVHSWILNDNKKWDLSYNNFSKPFTGGCQQSQVNVISSLPSSVNNSNSWCFMKDLPCPGKATHYSLFINCGGGSLNSGGNTYEEDYNKEGQSVFAPVGTRWAYSSTGIFTGNESLNYVVSSPSGLNVSGEEYYKTARLSPQSLRYFGLCMRQGSYNVKLHFAEIMFTNDQTFSSLGKRIFDVSIQGEVVLSDFNIMEEAGGAGRNITREFKNVTVSGSTLEIHLYWRGKGTNALPQRGVYGPLISGITVTPNFKVDTGGLSVGATVGIVLASCLVLILVVLVILWRLGYLWAKDPEDKELRGLDLQTGIFTLRQIKSATNNFDPANKIGEGGFGPVFKGTLADGAVIAVKQLSSKSKQGNREFVTEIGMISALQHPNLVKLYGCCIEGKELLLIYEYMENNSLARALFGKPEQLLNLNWETRMKICIGIAKGLAFLHEESRLKIVHRDIKATNVLLDRNLNAKISDFGLAKLDEEENTHISTRIAGTIGYMAPEYAMRGYLTDKADVYSFGVVALEIVSGKSNTNYRPKEEFVYLLDWALVLQEQGNLLELVDPSLGTKFSKKEAMTMLNIALLCTNPSPTLRPSMSSIVSMLEGKSAIEAPIIKRNTDNNDTRFKALEIISQNSQNHFTTFSHGSHEGPWPGSSTSLQTRDASIEEDSSSRRLLQ
- the LOC123201482 gene encoding uncharacterized protein LOC123201482: MSVERSFEVWEEVQRHGQDLADWLVQGFTGIIQSHIANPPSFSWPDLKKSKLFDLEFPIASSTKRDLAISVSKPDINGVLAIFDIGHWIGQAGADFGACLKVLVYQFYRQLPVPFKHEESGFRLELNGIDSGLKRSDAGLSVEESFIVREKERERLIGVGAVENDGSNNVDEETGGLDLPSAAHLGRPQGIINISSTYDSRTHDLESSLIARGDLWRIEVSNGCSTSGNNNSSLFLVQLGPVLYVRDSTLLLPVHLSKQHLLWYGYDRKNGMHSICPALWSKHRRWLLMSMLCLNPLACSFVDLQFPNGQLTYVSGEGLTTSAFLPLCGGLLQAQGQYPGEMRLSFSSMSKWGARVTPMVQWPDKSFTLGLAQALAWKRSGLMVRPTIQFSFCPTFGGSNPGFQAELIHSLKEELSLIYGYTCMTHPSAFASVSIGRSNWNGNVGNSGIVMRIDAPLSSVGRPSFSVQINTGIEF